In Leptidea sinapis chromosome 18, ilLepSina1.1, whole genome shotgun sequence, a genomic segment contains:
- the LOC126969347 gene encoding uncharacterized protein LOC126969347, whose translation MADRKAEQRVSFLDAPHPALAPEVEFCCLEETQAETAVVEVQDDQGEGEGYLQVYTDGSKIQGRVGAGISYRRRGLEVRARKLKLEDYCSVFQAEMCAISKAIEDILKMPDMKVEILSDSRSSLELLRDRSSFNPIAFEIKNLIRRAREMGKTIRFRWVRAHVGIEGNERADHLAKDAALHSKLRAAYDGVPISTLRRKIRAKTLEVWQERYTTGQTASVTKAFLPDVVASYKLVREDPFSALMAQIITGHGGFSAYLHRFGLKDSPVCICDGRTDESALHLVLECPRFGRWRCDLEVESGMAVTEANLPALMVKPWRKSLEKFCTKILADVLPRNGSNIKIKK comes from the exons atggcagacaggaaggctgaacagcgggttagcttcctggatgctccccatccagccctcgctcctgaggtagaattcTGTTGCCTCGAGGAGACACAGGCCGAAACCGCCGTGGTAGAAGTGCAGGATGACCaaggagaaggagagggttatctgcaggtctacaccgacggcagcaagatacagggcagggttggagccggaatttcatacaggcggcgaggcctggaagtcagagcaaggaaactcaaattagaggattattgctctgtcttccaggCCGagatgtgcgcaatttcgaaggctatcgaggacatcttgaagatgcccgacatgaaggtcgagatccttagtgactccaggtcgtcgctggagctgctaagggatcgatcatcatttaacccgatagccttcgaaatcaaaAAC ttgatccggcgggctcgagaaatgggtaaaaccattcggttccgctgggttcgggcgcatgtaggtattgaggggaacgagagggctgatcacttggcgaaggacgcggcgctccattcgaaattgagggctgcatacgatggagtgccgaTTTCAACTCTTCGCCGTAAGATCCGAGCCAAGACCCTCgaggtctggcaggagcgctacaccaCGGGTCAAACCGCGAGTGTCACAAAAGCGTTTCTGCCAGACGTCGTGGCGTCTTATAAGTTGGTTAGGGAGGACCCTTTCTCCGCTTTGATGGCCCAAATCATCACGGGCCAtggcggcttctcggcgtatctccaccggtttggcctgaaggatagcccagtgtgcatttgcgacggtcgtaccgacgaaagcgcattgcacctggtgctcgaatgccccaggttcggccggtggagatgcgacctaGAGGTGGAAAGCGGAATGGCCGTTACTGAGGCAAACCTTCCAGCCCTTATGGTGAAGCCGTGGAGAAAGTctcttgaaaaattttgtacCAAAATCTTAGCTGACGTGCTGCCACGAAATggcagtaatataaaaattaaaaaatag